In Polyangiaceae bacterium, the genomic window CTCGCCGCCAACGAGTACGTCAGGGTGGTGAGCGAGATCTCGCGGCGCTTGGTCAAGGTGCACGTCGAAGAAGGCGCGGTGGTGAAGAAGGGCGCAGTGCTCTTCACGCTGGACTCCTCGGACCTCGGCGCCGACGTCCGGCGCCTGGAAGTGAAGAAGAAGCTCCTGGCGTCCCAGGAGGCGCGATCGAAGCAGCTCCTCTCGCAGAACCTGGTCAGCCAGGCCGAATACGATCGGGTCAAGAGCGAGCTCGACGAGATCACGGCCGAGATCGGCACGCGGGGCGTGACGCTGCAAAAGACGCGCATTCGTGCGCCCTTCGCCGGAAGGGTCGGGCTCCGGCGCGTCAGCGTCGGCGCCTGGGTCACGCCGGAGACCCTGCTGACCACGCTCTCGGACACCTCCAGGCTGAAGGTCGATTTTGCCCTGCCCGAGCGCTACGCGCCGGACCTGCGGGTCGGGCACGAGTTCTTCTTTCGGGTCGCAGGCCGAGCGGAGCGCTTCAAGGGCCAGGTCATCGCCATCGAGCCGGAGATCGACCGAGCCACGCGCAGCGTGAGCGTGCGCGGTCTGACCGAGAACCCGGGCGACGTGTTGGCGAGCGGCGGGTTCGCCAACGTCGAGGTGCCCATCGGCGCGGACAAGCCGGTCCTGACGGTCCCGGCCCAGGCGCTGGTGCCCAGCGTGAAGGGGCACGGCGTCTGGGTCCTCGCCGACGGTAAGGCCAGCCTGCGCCCGGTGGAGATCGGCCAGCGCAGCGCCGACGACGTCGAGGTCGTGTCGGGCCTGTCCGCCGGCGAAACGGTGCTCGTCAACAACCTGCTCCGGCTGCGGGAAGGTGCTCCCGTGACCCTCGAAAAGTGAGGCCTCCGTGAACGTCGCGGAGCTCAGCCTACGCCGCCCGGTGCTCGCGCTGGTGGGATCCCTGGTCCTGCTCGTGCTCGGCGTCGTGGGCTTCCGCTTCCTGGGCGTGCGCGAGTACCCCGCCGTGGATCCGCCCGTCGTCACCGTCACCACCAACTACCCGGGCGCGAACCCGGACGTGATCGACTCGCAGATCACCGAGCCGCTCGAGCAGGCGGTGAACGGCGTGGCTGGAGTGCGCAACATCGCCAGCACCTCGCGGGAGGGTCAGAGCGCCATTCGCGTCGAGTTCGCCATCGGCACCGACGTGGACGCGGCGGCCAACGACATCCGCGACAAGGTCGCCGGGGCCGTGCGCCGGCTGCCCGCGGACGTGGACCCGCCCATCGTCGAGAAGGCCGACGCCGACGCCTCGCCCATCGTCTTCATGACGGTGCAGAGCGACGACAAGAGCATCCTGGAGGTCAACCACGTCGCCGACACGTTGATCAAGGAACGGATGCAGACCATCCCCGGCGTGAGCACCGTGCGCATCTTCGGCGAGAAGCGCTGGGCCATGCGCCTGGCCATGGACGCCGAGCGCATGGCGGCCCACCGGGTGACCCCGCAAGACGTGCAAGAGGCGCTGCGGCGCGAGAACGTGGACCTGCCGGCGGGGCGCGTCGAGGGCAGCGCCGTCGAGATCGGCCTCCGGGCGGTGGGGCGACTGTCCACCCCGGAGGAGGTCAACCGCATGGTGATCCGGCAGGAAGGCGGCCGGCAAGTCGAGTTCCGTGACATCGGGCACGCCGAGCTCGGCGCCGAGAACCTGCGCACCGGCGTCAAGCAGAACGGCGTGCCCATGGTGGGCGTCGCCATCGTGCCGCAGCCGAACACGAACGCCATCGAGATCGCCGACGAGTTCTACCGGCGCTTCGCCGACGTGAAGAAGTCGATCCCGCCGGGGTTCCGCGTCGACATCGGCTACGACTTCACGACCTACGTGCGGCGCTCGATCCGCGAGGTCGAGGAGGCGCTGGGCACCGCCTTCATGCTGGTCGGTGCGGTCATCTTCGCGTTCCTGCGCAACTTCCGCTCGACGCTGGTGCCCGTGATCGCCATCCCCGTCAGCATCATCTCCACCTTCTTCGTGATGTACCTGGCGGGCTTCACCATCAACATCCTGACGCTGGTGGCGCTGGTCTTGGCCATCGGCCTGGTGGTGGACGACGCCATCGTCGTGCTCGAGAACATCTACTCGAAGGTCGAAGCGGGCATGAGCCCATTCGACGCCGCGCTGGTGGGCTCTCGCGAGATCTACTTCGCGGTGATCTCCACGACCATCACCCTGGCCGCGGTGTTCTTGCCCATCGTCTTCTTGCAGGGGCTCACCGGAAGGTTGTTCCGCGAGTTCGCCGTCGTGGTGGCGGGCTCGGTGCTGATTTCGGCGTTCGTGGCCCTCACTCTGTCGCCGGTGATGTGCCGCTTCCTCTTGAAGCAGCACACGAACCCGAGCTGGTTCTACCGGGTGACCGAGCCGTTCTTCGTCGGCCTGAACCGGATCTACCGGCGGGCGCTCGGCGGTTTCCTGCGCGTGCGCCTGCTGGCGGCGCCCATCGTCGTCGGTGTGGTGGTGCTGGCCGTCTTCATCGGCGGCAAGCTGAAGTCCGAGCTGGCCCCGCTGGAGGATCGGTCCAACATCCGCGTGGGCGTGCGGGCTCCGGAGGGCGCGACCTACGAGTACACCGCGGCCCAGCTCGACAAGCTGGCGGCGCTGGTGAACCAGAGCGTGCCGGAGCTGTCGCGGACCTACTCGATCACCGGGCTCTTCGGCGGGCCGGTCAACACCGGCGTGCAGAACATCTACCTGAAGGAACCCCACGAGCGGAAGCGCTCGCAGGAGCAGGTGTTCCAGGCGCTCTCGCAGAAGCTCAACGGCTTCACCGATCTGCGCACCTTTCCCGGACAACCCCCGACCATCGGCAACCGCTTCTCGGGCATGCCGCTCCAGTACGTGATCCAGGCGCCGAACCTGGAGGCGCTGGCAGAGGTCTTGCCGAAGGTGCTCGAGCAGGCGTCGAAGAACCCGATCCTGCGCTTCGCGGACTCGGATCTGAAGTTCAACCGCCCCGAGGGCGTGATCCAGATCGATCGCGCCAAGGCCACCGAGCTCGGCATCAGCGTGGCCGACATCGCGCGCTCCCTCGATCTCTCCTACGGCGGACGGCGCTACGGCTACTTCGTGATGAACGGCCGTCAGTACCAGGTGATCGGCGAGGTCGAGGCAGCCGATCGCAACGCTCCGGAGGCGGTGCGCCGGCTCCACGCGCGGGGTCGCGGCGGACAGATGGTGGCGCTCGACAACCTGGTCAGCATCCAGGAGGTGACGG contains:
- a CDS encoding efflux RND transporter periplasmic adaptor subunit, coding for MTSARFRTAIVIAALAACGCNRASATKPEPPAGSASARPATGAPPLFARGHVVSQRTVSVTVPTVGTLAANEYVRVVSEISRRLVKVHVEEGAVVKKGAVLFTLDSSDLGADVRRLEVKKKLLASQEARSKQLLSQNLVSQAEYDRVKSELDEITAEIGTRGVTLQKTRIRAPFAGRVGLRRVSVGAWVTPETLLTTLSDTSRLKVDFALPERYAPDLRVGHEFFFRVAGRAERFKGQVIAIEPEIDRATRSVSVRGLTENPGDVLASGGFANVEVPIGADKPVLTVPAQALVPSVKGHGVWVLADGKASLRPVEIGQRSADDVEVVSGLSAGETVLVNNLLRLREGAPVTLEK
- a CDS encoding efflux RND transporter permease subunit, whose protein sequence is MNVAELSLRRPVLALVGSLVLLVLGVVGFRFLGVREYPAVDPPVVTVTTNYPGANPDVIDSQITEPLEQAVNGVAGVRNIASTSREGQSAIRVEFAIGTDVDAAANDIRDKVAGAVRRLPADVDPPIVEKADADASPIVFMTVQSDDKSILEVNHVADTLIKERMQTIPGVSTVRIFGEKRWAMRLAMDAERMAAHRVTPQDVQEALRRENVDLPAGRVEGSAVEIGLRAVGRLSTPEEVNRMVIRQEGGRQVEFRDIGHAELGAENLRTGVKQNGVPMVGVAIVPQPNTNAIEIADEFYRRFADVKKSIPPGFRVDIGYDFTTYVRRSIREVEEALGTAFMLVGAVIFAFLRNFRSTLVPVIAIPVSIISTFFVMYLAGFTINILTLVALVLAIGLVVDDAIVVLENIYSKVEAGMSPFDAALVGSREIYFAVISTTITLAAVFLPIVFLQGLTGRLFREFAVVVAGSVLISAFVALTLSPVMCRFLLKQHTNPSWFYRVTEPFFVGLNRIYRRALGGFLRVRLLAAPIVVGVVVLAVFIGGKLKSELAPLEDRSNIRVGVRAPEGATYEYTAAQLDKLAALVNQSVPELSRTYSITGLFGGPVNTGVQNIYLKEPHERKRSQEQVFQALSQKLNGFTDLRTFPGQPPTIGNRFSGMPLQYVIQAPNLEALAEVLPKVLEQASKNPILRFADSDLKFNRPEGVIQIDRAKATELGISVADIARSLDLSYGGRRYGYFVMNGRQYQVIGEVEAADRNAPEAVRRLHARGRGGQMVALDNLVSIQEVTAPAAIYRYDRYVSATVSAGLAPGYALADGIKAMDAVAANTLDQSFRTSLAGEARDFSESSTSLFFAFGMAILLIYLVLAAQFESFVDPLIILFTVPMSLLGALSSLWLTGQTMNIFSQIGIIMLIGIVTKNGILIVEFANQHKAEGMSPREAALEAAAARFRPIVMTTLTTILGILPIALSLGSASGSRQSLGVAVVGGLAVSTLLTLFVVPAVYALLSRKRAPQPAHGLAPAESPGE